Proteins from a genomic interval of Oceanidesulfovibrio indonesiensis:
- a CDS encoding RNA recognition motif domain-containing protein, translating to MSKNIYVGNLPWSATEDEIRDAFSQFGEVTRVSLVNDHETGRFRGFGFVEMDSGGDEAITALDGSDFGGRTLKVNEARPRQPRPKRW from the coding sequence ATGTCGAAGAACATCTACGTAGGCAATCTGCCCTGGAGCGCCACTGAAGACGAGATTCGCGACGCTTTTTCTCAGTTTGGAGAGGTTACCCGGGTTAGCCTGGTCAACGACCATGAAACAGGACGTTTCCGCGGCTTCGGTTTCGTAGAGATGGACAGCGGCGGCGATGAAGCCATCACCGCGCTCGACGGAAGCGATTTCGGCGGCCGCACCCTGAAAGTCAACGAAGCACGCCCGCGTCAGCCACGCCCCAAGCGTTGGTAA
- a CDS encoding acetate/propionate family kinase: protein MKILVLNSGSSSIKFKLYEMGSAEEGKVLASGLAERIGEATSTLKYKRHEPNGQETARSWNDPLPDHDTGLKMIIEALADPEAGVVASTDEIAAAGHRVVHGGEAFSAPTVVNDDVVAAIKQHIPLAPLHNPANLDGIRVARQLMPKASQVAVFDTAFHQTMPPEAYMYAMPYELYKEQGVRKYGFHGTSHKYVARQTARLAGVPYDQANLITAHLGNGASMAAIKNGRCIDTSLGMTPLAGLIMGTRTGDFDPAILFYLNRQTGMTLDEMDELVNKKSGLKGICGHNDLRDVHKEAEAGNERAKLALSMLAYRNKKFFGSYFAALGRLDAIAFTAGVGENDDWVRAASLADMDHLGIVVDPKRNEGRFSEPTLISADSSAVQVWVVPTDEEYEIARETFEVLS from the coding sequence ATGAAAATACTCGTGCTCAACTCCGGAAGCTCCTCCATCAAGTTCAAGCTCTATGAGATGGGCTCCGCCGAGGAGGGCAAGGTCCTCGCCTCCGGCCTCGCCGAACGCATCGGCGAAGCGACCTCAACCCTCAAGTACAAACGGCATGAACCGAACGGCCAGGAAACCGCTCGCTCCTGGAACGATCCGCTTCCCGACCATGACACCGGCCTCAAGATGATCATTGAGGCGCTTGCAGACCCCGAAGCCGGCGTGGTCGCGTCCACAGACGAGATCGCGGCGGCGGGACACCGCGTTGTCCACGGCGGCGAGGCGTTCAGCGCCCCGACCGTGGTGAACGATGATGTCGTGGCGGCCATCAAGCAACACATTCCGCTGGCGCCGCTGCACAATCCGGCCAACCTGGACGGCATTCGCGTAGCCCGGCAGCTCATGCCAAAGGCCTCGCAGGTCGCCGTTTTCGATACGGCCTTCCATCAGACCATGCCCCCGGAAGCCTACATGTACGCCATGCCCTATGAGCTCTACAAAGAGCAGGGCGTGCGCAAATACGGCTTCCACGGCACCTCGCACAAGTACGTAGCCCGGCAGACAGCCAGGCTCGCCGGCGTGCCGTACGACCAGGCCAATCTGATCACCGCCCACCTGGGCAACGGCGCGTCCATGGCGGCCATCAAGAACGGCCGCTGCATCGACACCTCGCTCGGCATGACGCCCCTCGCCGGCCTCATCATGGGCACCCGCACCGGAGATTTCGATCCCGCCATCCTCTTCTACCTGAACAGGCAAACGGGCATGACCCTCGACGAGATGGACGAGCTCGTGAACAAGAAGAGCGGCCTCAAAGGCATTTGCGGCCACAACGACCTGCGCGACGTGCACAAAGAGGCCGAGGCCGGCAACGAACGCGCCAAGCTCGCCCTTTCCATGCTTGCCTATCGCAACAAGAAGTTCTTCGGCTCCTATTTTGCGGCTCTGGGCCGCCTGGACGCCATCGCCTTTACTGCGGGCGTAGGCGAAAACGACGACTGGGTCCGCGCGGCGAGCCTCGCGGACATGGATCATCTGGGCATCGTCGTGGACCCGAAGCGCAACGAAGGCCGCTTCTCCGAACCGACGCTCATCAGCGCCGATTCGAGCGCCGTGCAGGTTTGGGTGGTGCCCACGGACGAGGAATACGAAATTGCCCGAGAAACCTTCGAGGTGTTGTCCTGA
- a CDS encoding (2Fe-2S)-binding protein: MSRSDLPGKHHRCRCSETRRGDGAGGFSRRNFIKSIGAGAMAVAMTTAAARHAQAQDPDENPPSDIQGMVPVSLSINGRAYRLLVEPRWTLLYVMREELGITGPKEGCGRGECGACTVLLEDIPRYACLTLAVEASGKRVESTEGLLGPDEELGPVQQAFLEHDAYQCGYCTPGQVVAAEGLLRKNPQPSFDEIRIGMSGNLCRCGTYNNIFKAVESAAKKQG; encoded by the coding sequence ATGTCCCGTTCCGATCTTCCAGGAAAACACCACCGTTGCCGTTGCTCGGAAACCCGTCGGGGTGACGGCGCCGGCGGCTTTTCCCGTCGCAATTTCATAAAGTCCATTGGGGCAGGCGCCATGGCCGTTGCCATGACGACCGCCGCCGCCCGTCACGCCCAGGCGCAGGACCCGGACGAAAACCCGCCGTCCGATATTCAGGGCATGGTTCCTGTTTCGTTGTCCATAAACGGCCGCGCCTACCGACTGCTCGTGGAGCCCCGCTGGACGTTGCTCTACGTGATGCGCGAGGAGCTGGGCATAACCGGCCCGAAGGAAGGATGCGGTCGCGGCGAGTGCGGCGCATGCACCGTGCTTCTGGAAGATATCCCCCGCTACGCCTGCCTGACGCTCGCTGTGGAGGCCTCGGGCAAACGTGTGGAAAGCACGGAAGGGTTGCTCGGCCCGGACGAAGAACTCGGGCCTGTTCAGCAGGCCTTCCTTGAGCACGACGCCTACCAGTGCGGATACTGCACGCCTGGCCAGGTGGTGGCTGCCGAAGGGTTGCTTCGCAAGAACCCGCAGCCCTCGTTCGACGAGATCCGCATCGGCATGAGCGGCAACCTCTGCCGCTGCGGCACGTACAACAATATATTCAAGGCGGTGGAAAGCGCCGCCAAGAAGCAGGGATAG
- a CDS encoding SagB/ThcOx family dehydrogenase, translating to MKRRRFIHTALAGAAVLAGSGVSRAASDSLPQPAVEGSLQHALENRRSTRAYAEGPLDEAALAGLLWAGFGVNREDSGKRTAPSAHDSRETDIYVAMANGLFRYDATSHSLDTIHTRDIRHLTGSQPFVDTAAANLVYVADFDRMGRIEDSRKPVIAAFTVGCICQNVALYCAANGLGNVVRDWIDREALRKEMSLTATQHIMLAQTVGLPA from the coding sequence ATGAAAAGAAGGCGTTTCATCCATACGGCCCTTGCCGGCGCGGCTGTCCTTGCCGGCTCCGGCGTGTCCAGAGCGGCATCGGACTCCTTGCCGCAGCCCGCGGTGGAGGGTTCCTTGCAACATGCGCTGGAAAACAGACGTTCCACCCGCGCATATGCCGAAGGTCCGCTCGATGAGGCCGCCCTGGCTGGCCTGCTCTGGGCCGGCTTCGGCGTGAACCGCGAGGATTCCGGCAAGCGCACCGCCCCTTCCGCTCACGACAGCCGGGAGACGGACATCTACGTCGCCATGGCAAACGGCCTCTTCCGATATGACGCTACATCCCATTCCCTGGACACTATCCACACCCGCGACATCCGCCACCTCACCGGCTCGCAACCCTTTGTGGACACGGCCGCGGCCAACCTCGTCTACGTTGCGGACTTCGACCGCATGGGCCGTATCGAGGACTCCCGCAAGCCGGTCATCGCCGCTTTCACCGTGGGATGCATCTGCCAGAACGTGGCGCTCTACTGCGCCGCAAATGGCCTGGGCAACGTGGTTCGGGACTGGATAGACCGCGAAGCATTGCGCAAAGAGATGAGCCTGACCGCCACGCAACACATCATGCTCGCGCAGACGGTGGGATTACCTGCATAG
- the hcp gene encoding hydroxylamine reductase, whose protein sequence is MFCYQCEQAAKGEGCTKIGVCGKQPEVADLQDLTAYAMRGLALVAKRGRETGNTNENVDAYMAESLFSTLTNVNFDDKYFVEMVQQIVRYRDELRAQIENTGNALNLPEGPATWAPAQDEEGLIEQAQDKGLLNYPTDNPDIRSLMHTLLFGLKGIAAYADHAQILGKRDPEIYAFFEKALSAGYDGVERSLEDWVGLVLECGKINLRTMELLDEANTSTYGHPTPTEVPLGHRKNKCILVSGHDLKDLDMLLQQTAGKGIDIYTHGEMIPTHGYPELKKHPHFYGHFGTAWQNQQKEFKDFPGPILMTTNCLQRPQQIYEDHIFTTGLVGWPGVPHIDHDHKGWKDFTPVIEKALEMDGWTDDEDKGSVLVGFGHNAVMGVADKVVDAVKSGAIRHFFLVGGCDGAKPGRNYYTEFVEKTPKDTVVLTLACGKFRFFDKQLGDIGGIPRLLDVGQCNDAYSAIQIALALSKAFDTPVNELPLSMILSWYEQKAVAILLTLLYLGIKDIRLGPTLPAFLTPNVLNFLVEQYDIKPISTPDEDLKAILGSAA, encoded by the coding sequence ATGTTTTGTTACCAATGCGAACAAGCGGCTAAGGGCGAAGGATGCACCAAAATCGGTGTGTGCGGCAAACAGCCCGAGGTCGCAGACCTTCAGGATCTGACCGCCTATGCCATGCGCGGGCTCGCTCTCGTTGCGAAACGTGGACGCGAAACCGGAAACACGAACGAGAACGTGGACGCCTACATGGCGGAAAGCCTCTTCTCCACGCTGACCAACGTGAACTTCGACGACAAGTATTTTGTCGAGATGGTCCAGCAGATCGTACGCTACCGCGATGAACTGCGCGCGCAGATCGAAAACACCGGCAACGCGCTGAATCTGCCCGAAGGTCCGGCCACATGGGCGCCGGCTCAGGACGAAGAAGGCCTCATCGAACAGGCCCAGGACAAAGGTCTGCTCAACTATCCCACGGATAATCCTGACATCCGGTCCCTCATGCATACCCTGCTCTTCGGCCTCAAGGGCATTGCCGCCTATGCAGACCACGCCCAGATCCTCGGCAAGCGCGACCCCGAGATCTACGCCTTCTTCGAAAAGGCCCTCAGCGCCGGATACGATGGCGTGGAACGTTCCCTGGAAGACTGGGTCGGCCTCGTACTGGAGTGCGGTAAGATCAACCTGCGCACCATGGAGCTGCTGGACGAGGCCAACACCTCGACCTACGGGCACCCCACCCCCACCGAGGTGCCGCTGGGTCATCGCAAGAACAAGTGCATCCTGGTCTCGGGCCACGACCTCAAAGACCTGGACATGCTCCTGCAGCAGACAGCCGGCAAGGGCATCGACATTTACACCCATGGTGAGATGATTCCTACCCACGGCTACCCCGAGCTCAAGAAACATCCGCATTTCTACGGCCACTTCGGCACGGCCTGGCAGAACCAGCAGAAGGAGTTCAAGGATTTCCCGGGCCCCATCCTCATGACCACCAACTGCCTCCAGCGGCCGCAGCAGATTTACGAGGATCACATCTTCACCACCGGCCTCGTGGGCTGGCCCGGCGTGCCGCACATCGACCACGACCACAAAGGCTGGAAAGACTTCACCCCGGTCATTGAGAAGGCCCTGGAGATGGACGGCTGGACTGATGACGAAGACAAGGGCTCCGTCCTTGTTGGCTTTGGCCACAACGCCGTGATGGGCGTGGCCGACAAGGTCGTGGATGCCGTCAAATCCGGCGCCATCCGCCACTTCTTCCTCGTGGGCGGCTGCGACGGCGCCAAGCCCGGCCGCAACTACTACACCGAGTTCGTGGAGAAGACACCCAAAGACACCGTGGTTCTCACCCTGGCCTGCGGCAAGTTCCGCTTCTTCGACAAGCAACTCGGCGACATAGGCGGGATTCCGCGGCTCCTGGATGTGGGCCAGTGCAACGACGCTTACTCCGCCATCCAGATCGCCCTGGCGCTCTCCAAGGCGTTCGATACTCCGGTCAACGAATTGCCCCTGTCCATGATCCTGTCCTGGTATGAGCAAAAGGCGGTAGCCATCCTCCTTACGCTGCTCTACCTGGGCATCAAGGATATCCGCCTCGGACCGACGCTGCCGGCGTTCCTGACCCCCAACGTGCTGAACTTCCTCGTTGAGCAGTACGACATCAAGCCGATCTCCACGCCTGATGAAGACCTCAAGGCCATTCTCGGTTCCGCCGCATAA
- a CDS encoding LutC/YkgG family protein, whose translation MSNTERIELFTAKAEAVSAVVKRLPSMKEATDYVVDLCGAKEACQLLISGCGEPLSQKAEDLCEIKQDKVVAAPNLSQGHYDALAKACDKNGFVCKRDGLREHLAGIDIGFTLCQGAIAETGSVVLDSDSEETRLATMISEIHVAAVTVDSIEQDFYGVEKKLAELIAKTPSYTAFITGASRTADIERVLALGVHGPLELHVLLLDEV comes from the coding sequence ATGAGCAACACAGAACGCATTGAACTATTTACGGCCAAGGCCGAAGCCGTGTCCGCCGTGGTCAAGCGGCTGCCTTCCATGAAGGAGGCAACCGATTACGTGGTGGACCTTTGCGGCGCCAAGGAGGCTTGCCAGCTCCTCATTTCCGGATGCGGCGAACCCCTTTCCCAAAAAGCGGAAGACCTCTGCGAAATCAAGCAGGACAAGGTCGTCGCCGCTCCCAATCTTTCGCAAGGACACTACGACGCCCTGGCAAAGGCCTGCGATAAGAATGGCTTTGTCTGCAAACGCGACGGCCTGCGCGAACATCTGGCGGGCATCGACATCGGCTTCACCCTCTGCCAGGGAGCCATTGCCGAAACCGGCTCCGTGGTTTTGGATTCCGACAGCGAAGAAACACGTCTGGCGACCATGATCTCCGAGATCCACGTCGCCGCCGTGACCGTCGATTCCATCGAACAGGATTTCTACGGTGTGGAGAAGAAGCTGGCCGAACTCATCGCCAAGACGCCTTCCTACACAGCCTTCATTACAGGTGCGAGCCGTACAGCGGATATCGAGCGTGTTCTCGCCCTCGGTGTTCATGGCCCACTCGAACTGCACGTCCTGCTGCTGGACGAGGTGTAA
- the infA gene encoding translation initiation factor IF-1: MAKEEGISLNGVVEEALPNAMFRCTLENGHEVLAHVSGKMRKYRIRVMPGDNVVIEVSPYDLTRGRITYRPR; the protein is encoded by the coding sequence ATGGCCAAAGAAGAAGGAATCTCGCTCAATGGAGTTGTCGAAGAGGCGTTGCCAAACGCCATGTTCCGCTGCACGCTCGAAAACGGACACGAAGTGCTCGCGCACGTTTCCGGAAAAATGCGCAAGTACCGCATCCGCGTCATGCCCGGCGACAATGTCGTCATCGAGGTAAGCCCCTACGATCTCACCCGGGGAAGGATCACCTACCGTCCGCGTTAG
- the pta gene encoding phosphate acetyltransferase gives MSKSLYVTANESRSGKSAIVLGVMQEIMRKVGRPAFFRPIITVGAHPDGHKDHDIELITKHFRLDMKYEDTYGFTLREARNLINSGRRDLLIDTLLEKMGALEKEYDFVLCEGTDFMGRDPAFEFELNAELAANMGTPLLFVANGKDKTPEEVVASAQSTIETLEEKGVDIIAAIVNRLECDDCFALAKTLQCKTRCEQPLLTFAIPEVKSLGNPTVRDVVNWLGAKVLYGHGQLESLVGEFLIAAMHIGNFLEYLSQGSLVITPGDREDIILSCLASRLSSQYPDISGIVLTGGIEPNANVHRLIEGWTGVPIPILLVKEHTHMTSQKLNDLYGRIEPDDTKKIATALGTFETHVDVMELGERCLERRSSRVTPKMFEYNLIQRASAHPQRIVLPEGDSDRILQAADILIRRNVAEIIIVGEEEKVYTKASQLGLEIGDARIVDPMLYERFDDYSETYFEARQHKGVRIEDARDRMADPTYFATMMVHLGDADGMVSGSITTTAQTIRPAFEFVKTKPGFSIVSSVFFMCLRDRVLVYGDCAVNPNPNAEQLAQIAINSAETARIFGIEPRVAMLSYSTGASGKGEEVEKVIEATRLAKERDPSLLIEGPLQYDAAIDPEVAKTKAPNSDVAGRATVFIFPDLNTGNNTYKAVQRSSGAVAIGPVLQGLNKPVNDLSRGCLVDDIVNTVAITAIQAQAEKGIR, from the coding sequence ATGTCCAAAAGTTTGTATGTCACGGCGAACGAGAGCAGAAGCGGCAAATCCGCCATCGTGCTCGGGGTCATGCAGGAAATCATGCGCAAGGTGGGCCGGCCGGCGTTCTTCCGGCCCATCATCACTGTCGGCGCGCATCCGGATGGTCACAAAGACCACGATATCGAGCTCATAACCAAGCATTTCCGCTTGGATATGAAGTATGAGGACACCTACGGCTTCACCCTGCGCGAAGCCAGGAACCTCATCAACTCCGGACGCCGTGACCTGCTCATCGACACCCTGCTCGAAAAAATGGGCGCCCTCGAAAAGGAGTACGACTTCGTGCTCTGCGAGGGCACGGACTTCATGGGACGTGATCCGGCCTTCGAGTTTGAACTCAATGCCGAACTGGCCGCGAACATGGGCACACCACTCCTGTTCGTGGCCAACGGCAAGGATAAAACCCCGGAAGAGGTCGTGGCTTCGGCGCAGTCCACAATCGAGACCCTTGAGGAAAAGGGCGTCGACATCATCGCCGCCATTGTCAACAGGCTCGAATGCGACGACTGCTTCGCTCTCGCCAAGACCCTACAGTGCAAGACACGGTGCGAACAGCCCTTGCTCACTTTCGCAATCCCCGAGGTGAAATCCCTTGGCAATCCCACCGTGCGCGATGTGGTCAACTGGCTCGGCGCAAAGGTGCTCTACGGCCACGGGCAGCTCGAATCCCTGGTGGGTGAGTTCCTCATCGCCGCCATGCACATCGGCAACTTCCTGGAATACCTCTCCCAGGGCAGTCTGGTCATCACACCCGGCGACCGCGAAGACATCATCCTCAGCTGCCTCGCTTCCCGGCTCTCTTCGCAGTATCCTGATATTTCGGGCATCGTGCTCACGGGCGGCATCGAACCGAACGCCAACGTCCATCGCCTCATCGAGGGCTGGACCGGCGTGCCGATTCCGATTCTGCTGGTCAAGGAGCATACCCACATGACCAGCCAGAAACTCAACGACCTCTACGGTCGCATCGAGCCCGACGACACCAAGAAGATCGCCACGGCGCTCGGCACCTTCGAGACGCACGTGGACGTGATGGAGCTTGGTGAGCGTTGCCTTGAGCGACGCTCCTCACGCGTCACGCCCAAGATGTTCGAATACAACCTCATCCAGCGGGCCTCGGCGCATCCGCAACGCATCGTGTTGCCCGAGGGCGACTCAGATCGCATCCTCCAGGCCGCGGACATCCTCATCCGCCGCAACGTCGCAGAGATCATCATCGTCGGCGAAGAGGAAAAGGTCTACACGAAGGCTTCCCAGCTGGGTCTGGAGATTGGTGACGCGCGCATCGTGGACCCCATGCTGTACGAGCGGTTCGACGATTACAGTGAAACATACTTCGAGGCCCGGCAGCACAAGGGCGTGCGCATCGAGGACGCCCGAGACCGCATGGCCGATCCGACCTACTTCGCCACCATGATGGTGCATCTCGGCGACGCCGACGGTATGGTGTCCGGCTCGATCACGACCACAGCCCAGACAATCCGCCCGGCCTTCGAGTTCGTGAAGACCAAGCCCGGCTTCTCCATCGTCTCCTCGGTCTTTTTCATGTGTCTTCGCGATCGCGTGCTCGTGTACGGCGACTGCGCCGTAAACCCCAACCCCAACGCCGAGCAGCTCGCGCAGATCGCCATCAATTCCGCGGAAACCGCCCGCATCTTCGGCATCGAACCCCGCGTGGCCATGCTCTCCTACTCCACCGGCGCGTCCGGCAAGGGCGAGGAGGTTGAAAAAGTCATAGAGGCGACGCGCCTGGCGAAGGAACGCGACCCCAGCCTGCTGATTGAAGGGCCGCTCCAGTACGACGCCGCCATCGATCCCGAGGTCGCCAAGACCAAGGCGCCGAACAGCGATGTGGCTGGCCGCGCCACGGTCTTCATCTTCCCGGACCTCAACACCGGCAACAATACCTACAAGGCCGTGCAACGCTCTTCCGGCGCCGTGGCCATCGGCCCTGTGCTCCAGGGCCTCAACAAGCCCGTCAACGATCTTTCCCGTGGCTGTCTCGTTGACGACATCGTCAACACCGTGGCGATCACGGCCATTCAGGCACAAGCAGAAAAAGGAATCCGATGA
- the ldhH gene encoding L-lactate dehydrogenase (quinone) large subunit LdhH has translation MQNVKNLGEYKEHVREALDNEFQRQAIDRFAQAYPVGRAKAFEGMDVEGLIAEIAAAKDDSIRRMGELYEQFKREAEKAGIHVHLAKNAGEANEIIASIAKKTGSKKIVKSKSMTAEETLLNHHLEGEGLEVTETDLGEWIIQMRHEGPSHMVMPAIHLSRDQVAGLFSQVTGKDQSNEIEKLVKVARRELRQRFVEADMGISGANFAIAETATIGLVTNEGNARLCTTLPRVHVALCGLDKLTPTLHDALRVLRALPRNATGQTLTSYTTWIHGPNEDNAAPGGKKEMHIVFLDNGRTALAEDPEFRQVLRCIRCGACANVCPVYRMVGGHEYGHIYIGAIGLILTYFFHGRDKAKHLVLNCINCQACKAVCAAGIDLPSLIKRVYARILDETGHDIDSTLLSMVMRNRKLFHGLLRSARFAQKPFGVKKGEKQKGNFIRHLPMMFAKQHAFRELPAVADKPFRDIFPKIQPKVENPRYTVAIFGGCAQDFLYPEQLEAMVHTFADRGVAVDFPLQQTCCGLPLMMMGERKAEKEVAEQNIHAIDPAKYDYIICSCPSCASHLKQYPEIFGGGDSDGLLADRFADKVIDISSFLNDVLEMSADDFEQGGPKATYHAPCHLCRGLNVHDAPREILAKGGYEYVPCKEEEVCCGFGGSYSVKFPEISQQILTNKLDNIEATGAEVLVTDCPGCVMQIRGGLAKRGSDVVVRHMSEVLAERRKK, from the coding sequence ATGCAGAATGTCAAAAACTTAGGCGAATACAAAGAACACGTGCGCGAGGCCCTGGACAACGAATTCCAGCGTCAGGCCATCGACAGATTTGCCCAGGCCTACCCGGTGGGCCGGGCCAAAGCCTTCGAGGGCATGGATGTCGAAGGGCTCATTGCGGAGATCGCCGCGGCCAAGGACGACTCCATCCGCCGCATGGGCGAACTCTACGAGCAGTTCAAGCGCGAGGCCGAAAAAGCCGGCATCCATGTGCATCTTGCCAAGAACGCCGGCGAAGCCAATGAGATCATCGCCAGCATCGCCAAGAAAACCGGCTCCAAGAAAATCGTCAAATCCAAATCTATGACCGCGGAGGAAACCCTCCTCAACCACCATCTCGAAGGCGAGGGCCTGGAGGTGACGGAAACGGACCTCGGCGAATGGATCATCCAGATGCGGCATGAAGGCCCGAGCCACATGGTCATGCCCGCCATCCACCTCTCACGCGACCAGGTCGCCGGCCTGTTTTCTCAGGTTACCGGCAAGGACCAGTCCAACGAGATCGAGAAGCTCGTCAAGGTCGCCCGGCGCGAACTGCGTCAGCGTTTCGTGGAAGCGGACATGGGTATCTCCGGCGCCAACTTCGCCATTGCCGAAACCGCCACCATCGGGCTGGTGACCAACGAGGGCAACGCCCGCCTCTGCACCACGCTGCCGCGTGTGCACGTCGCACTCTGCGGCCTGGACAAGCTGACTCCTACGCTTCACGACGCCCTGCGCGTGCTGCGCGCACTGCCGCGCAACGCCACGGGTCAGACGCTTACCTCCTATACCACGTGGATCCATGGTCCCAACGAAGACAACGCGGCGCCCGGCGGCAAGAAGGAAATGCACATCGTCTTCCTGGACAACGGTCGCACCGCCTTGGCCGAGGACCCGGAGTTCCGCCAGGTACTGCGCTGCATCCGCTGCGGCGCGTGCGCCAACGTCTGTCCTGTGTACCGCATGGTTGGCGGCCACGAATACGGCCACATCTACATCGGCGCCATCGGCCTCATCCTGACGTACTTTTTCCATGGTCGGGACAAGGCCAAGCATCTGGTGCTCAACTGCATCAACTGTCAGGCATGCAAGGCCGTCTGCGCCGCCGGTATCGACCTGCCCTCGCTCATCAAGCGCGTCTACGCCCGCATTCTGGACGAGACCGGCCACGACATCGATTCCACGCTGCTGTCCATGGTCATGCGAAACCGCAAGCTGTTCCACGGCCTGCTCCGCTCGGCCCGGTTCGCCCAAAAGCCCTTCGGCGTGAAAAAGGGAGAGAAGCAGAAAGGCAACTTCATCCGCCATCTGCCCATGATGTTCGCCAAGCAGCATGCCTTCCGCGAGCTGCCGGCCGTGGCGGACAAGCCCTTCCGTGACATCTTCCCCAAGATCCAGCCCAAGGTGGAGAACCCCCGCTACACTGTCGCCATCTTCGGCGGCTGCGCGCAGGACTTCCTCTACCCCGAGCAGCTGGAGGCCATGGTGCACACCTTCGCCGACAGGGGCGTGGCTGTGGACTTTCCCCTGCAACAGACCTGCTGCGGCCTCCCCCTTATGATGATGGGAGAACGCAAGGCCGAGAAGGAAGTGGCGGAACAGAACATCCACGCCATCGACCCGGCCAAGTACGACTACATCATCTGCTCGTGCCCGTCCTGCGCCTCGCACCTCAAGCAGTACCCCGAAATATTCGGCGGCGGCGACAGCGACGGCCTGCTGGCGGATCGCTTCGCGGACAAGGTCATCGACATCTCAAGCTTCCTCAACGACGTGCTTGAAATGTCCGCGGACGACTTTGAACAAGGAGGCCCCAAGGCGACCTACCATGCGCCGTGCCATCTGTGCCGCGGCCTCAACGTGCACGACGCCCCGCGCGAGATACTCGCAAAGGGTGGGTACGAATATGTCCCGTGCAAGGAAGAGGAGGTCTGCTGCGGTTTTGGCGGATCCTACTCCGTGAAGTTCCCGGAGATATCCCAGCAGATCCTCACGAACAAGCTCGACAACATCGAGGCCACCGGCGCCGAAGTGCTCGTCACCGATTGCCCGGGCTGCGTCATGCAGATCCGCGGCGGCCTGGCCAAACGCGGCAGCGACGTCGTCGTGCGACACATGTCCGAGGTTTTGGCCGAGCGCCGTAAAAAATAG